The DNA region CAATAAAACCTACCTGTAAACTTTTTATGCTCTGTAATCCTTACAATCCGGCTGGAACTGTTTTTACATGTAAAGAACTTGAAAGACTTGGGGATTTTTGTTTAAAACACAATCTTACGATCTGCTCCGATGAAATCCATGCGGATCTACTTTTAAATCCAGAGGCTAAACATGTTCCTATTGCTTCACTAAGCGATGCATTAGCACAAAAAAGTATTACGTTGATGGCACCAAGTAAAACCTTTAACATCGCAGGGCTTCAAGCCTCATTTGCGATTATTCCCAATGCAGAACTTCGCAAAAACTTTAAAAAGACAATGGGCAGTATGGTCGGAGGTATCAATCTTTTAGGTATCACCGCGCTTAAAGCAGCTTACCTTGAAGGTGATGCGTGGCTGGGTGAACTTCGTCTCTATTTGGCTGAAAATCTTAAAATGGTACAAGACTTTGTCCGTAAAAATCCAAAACTCAAACTTTTAGATCAAGAAGCAACCTTTCTCGCGTGGATCGATGCATCTGCTTTACATGTAAAGAGCCCCTACGAGTTTTTTTTGAATTTTGGTGTTGGGCTAAGCGATGGGGAACCATTTGGCGACAAAAATTGTGTACGATTAAACTTTGGAACCCAAAAAAGTGTTTTGAAAGAGATTTTGAAACGTATGCAAAAGGCACTGGATAGCTTATGATTAAATATTTACTCCTAGGACTTTTAACAGCTCTTAGCCTCTACAGTGATTCACACATTGTGGTGCTTGGAGATCCTCATCTTCCAGGAAAAAATCCTCAGATGAAAGAGAAAGTGCTAGAGCAGATTAACCAATGGAATGATGTCGATATGGTTGTAGCCGTGGGTGATATCTGCTCTAAAACGGGGATACAAGAGGAGTATGACTTTGCTAAAAACTACTTTTCAAAACTCACGAAGCCACTTCATGTTATTACCGGTAATCACGATTTTGTCTATGCTGATGAGCTCGATAGCAATGGAAAATTCCAACATGCACCTCGTGAAATTCAAGACCAAAAACTGAGGCGTTTTCAGAGCACATTTGGACTCTCGAAGCTCTACTATAGCATTGAAAAACCACCCTATTTACTTATTTTCCTCTCTGCCGATGATGCAACATATTTAACAAAACTCTCAGATGAACAGTTCAGTTGGTTTGAAAATGAGCTCAAAAATCATCCTAAAACACCTACTATCGTCTTTTTTCATGCACCCCTAGATCATACATTAGAAAATTATAACCATTGGGCAAATACTCCCAATTTTATCGCTCAACCTAAGGAGAAAATTCAAACATTACTGCATGCCAATCCCCAACTTTTTTTATGGGTCAGTGGACATACGCACACATCCGCAAAAGAGCCTAGTTTTGCTTCAACAATCAATCATGTTGAACATGTCACTAACATCCACAATAGCGATATGAATAAAGAGGTGATTTGGACAAACTCTTTGTTTTTATATGACAATCATGTTACCATTAAGACGTACGACCATATGGAAGAAAAATGGTTAGATACCTTAGAACGTACAGTGCTTGTACCAAAAATTTAGGTAAAAATAGCTAATATGCCTGCCGCACTTTTTATGAGGATTTGAATGAAACAGTACCTATTTGCACTTTGTTCCTGCTTGTTTTTACTAACTGGTTGTGCCCAAAAAGAGTTTACACAAAATGCTCCTGAACTTCCACAAGCTAAAGATGATGCACCCAAACGTCAAGAGATCGTTACAAATGCTCTTAAACATCAAGGAAAAAAAGATGGCTTAGACTGTTCTGGATTTGTAAGCTTGGTCAACAAAGAGAGTACCGAGCCTTTTTTCACACCAGCAGAACTCAATGGTTATTTTGAAGATACAAGACGCTCATTAGCCATTTACAATCTTCTTGAAACTCAAAAACGTACCTACCAAGACAAACCTAGAGTTGGCGATCTGATCTTTTTTGCCAACACTGTTAAAAAATATTCTAAATCCAAAAGTGATGATAACATCACACACATTGGGATTGTCACACAAATTGATCCCGATGAAACTGTCTATTTTATACACCACACCAAAGGAAAAAATTTGATTAGCCAAATGAATCTTAACTATCCAACCGTTGCGATGTACAACAATAAAGTTGTCAACTCTTATATGGAAAAATGTTCTAAAGATGAAAACCATAAATGCTTAGCACCCGCATATTTTAGCGCATATGGGAGAATCAAATGAAAAAATGGCTTACGTTGAGCTTGGCTGCTCTTTTTGTCATAGGCTGCGCACCAAAAGCAACTGTTGAAACACCTACGGTACCAATGGCAGAGAACACTCAATCTGAGAAGAAAATGTATCTTGGAGAAAACCCGTCTAATGATTTTTACTTACAACAAGAACATGAGAGTTACGACTTACGCCCTGTACAAAAACTCTCTTTACGTGAATCTATTGTTCAAAATGCATTGATGTATTTAGGTAAACGCGATGGTGGCGACTGCTCAGGCTTTGTGAGTCTAATCAACTATAAAACAGGAGCTCCTTTTTATAAGGAAAAAGAGTTAAGCCAAAGTTTTGACAATGCTCGAAAATCGCGTGCCATGTTCAATCTTATGTCCCAAAAAGGGAATGCCTATGAAACCAGACTTCCCCATCTTGGAGACCTTGTCTTTTTTGAAAACACTGAGCACAAACCTGCAGTGAAAACCAAAGGTAAAGGTAAAAATAAAGTTGCGGTAAAAAAACCTTCTGTTCAAGTGGCTGAAAATATTACGCATGTAGGCATTGTCACAAAAGTTGAACCTGATGGTACAGTTGAGTTTATTCACCATTCCAATGGCAAAAATATCTTGGACTATATGAATTTCAATTATCCGATGCTCACCAATAAAGATGGCAAAGTCATTAATACCTATATGAAACGTTGCCCATCCAAAGGTGGTGCCGCACAACCTCAATGTATGAATATCGCCTTTTTTGTCGCTTACGGAACGTTTTAGACTTTACATGTAACACAAGCAAAGCTTGTGTTACTCAAATGCGACATTAATACGTTTTAATGGCAGGTGGCGTATACGCATTCATTTGATTCAATAAGCTCTCATAGTTATCATCAACATAAAATACATTGCGCGCACGTTCTTGTAAAAATTTTTCAGCAACCATATGATCAAATAACTCAATAAGCTTGTTGTAATAACCATTGATATTTAAAATACCACAAGGCTTTTGTAACAATCCTATCTGATTCCATGTAAAAACTTCAAAAAATTCTTCAAGCGTTCCAGGTCCTCCTGGCAGAGCAATAAAACCATCCGCTAATGCCATCATTTTCGCTTTACGTTCATGCATCGTGTCCACACAAATCAGTTCCGTCAAATCTTTATGCGCGATTTCTCTTTGTTCAAGAAATGCTGGAATAACACCAATAACAGAACCGCCTTCTGCAAGAACTGCATCTGCAATAGTTCCCATAATACCAACACTGGCTCCACCATAAATTAATGTAATATTATTTTTTGCTAAAAATTTGCCCAGTAAAATTGCTTGCTTTTTATAAATTTCACTTGCCCCAAGACTTGAACCACAATAGACTGCAATGCTTTTCATCCATGCCCTTTTCATTATCAAATTTGAGCTAAAATAATATTCTTTTTCAAATTAAAAGAATTTATGATCCTGCATCTATTTATAAATTGAAATATTCTTTTTCAGATAGTTTTTTAGCGTGATCTTCTGTGAAAGAAGATCATCGCTATACTCATCGCAATAACTCCTAAACAGAACATCGGCACAATCTGGCTCCAAGCAATCGCCCAAGAGATGTCCTTTAAAAAAACACCTTTGATCAGAACAAGATAATATTTAAGCGGTGTAAGTGCCGTTAAAGGCTGCAACCATGAAGGCATATTTTCCACAGGTGTCGCAAAACCTGAGAGTAAAATCGAAGGAAGCAAGAAAACAAAGGAGCCTAAGATAGCTTGTTGTTGGGTATTGGAAATGGCTGAGATGAACAAGCCAATGCCTGAGATAGAAAATAAAAAAACAATAACGCCTGTATACAAAATGGTTAAAGAACCCATGAGCGGAACGCCAAAAAGATACAGTGCCGCCAGTAAAATTAAAAGGGACTCCGTTATGCTAATCAACAAAGCAGGAACTAGTTTTCCAATAAGAATTTCAAACGGTCGTAGCGGAGAGACAAGGATTTGATCAAAGGTTCCTAGTTCTCGCTCTCTTGCAATTGATAGAGCTGTTAATAACATCGCAACAACCATCGTAATCGTGCCAAAAAGATTGGGAACAATCCACCAAAAATTACTCAAATTAGGGTTAAAAAAGAAGCGCGTTTGAATGCTAACAGCGCTCGATGTAGGTTGTTTGCTCAGAAAAAAGGTTTGCACGATACTGCTTAAATAGCCCTCTGTAATTTGAGCGGTGTTGGAGCGTCTGCCATCGAGTAAGAGTTGAACATTTGCCTTAGCGCTTAATAGCTCTTTACCAAAACCACTGGGAATGACAAGGACAGCTAAGACTTTTTGGGTATTGATGAGCTCTGAAATTTCATCTTGATGGTGAACACGAAGCAGTGTTTGTACATAAGGTGAGCCTTTGAACGCTTGAATCAGCTCTTGGCTCGTATGTGTTCCATCTTGATCAAAAATAGCCAAATCAATATGCTTCACTTCCAAGGTTGCAGCAAACGAAAACATTAGCACTTGAATCAAGGGAGGTACAATCACCACAAAAAGGCTTTTTTTGTCATTTTTGATCGCTAATGCCTCTTTACGAATCAGTGCGAATAATCGACCTATCATTCCAACCCCTTCTTTGTTTTCTTCACCACAAGGGTAAAAAAGAAAAGTCCGACCACAAACATACATGCCATATCTTTGATGAAAATTGAAGGGATATTCCCCACCAGAAAAATTGTCTGCAAGGACTCTACAAAATACCGTGCAGGGATGACATATGTGAAAAATTGTAAAGCGATAGGCATATTGTTAATTTCAAACAAAAAGCCTGACAGTAAAAAAGCAGGTAAAAAGCCCGCTATGATGGAAACTTGCGCCGCAACAAATTGATTTTTAGCAATGGTGGAGATGAGCAAACCAATGCTAAGTGAGGGGAACAAGTAAAAAGCACTGAGTAAAAGCAAAATGCCAAAATTTCCATTAAAAGGGATCTCATACCAAAAATAAGCCATCACAAAACATAAAAGCATCGAGCCCAACCCCAAAATAAAATAAGGGATTAATTTTCCTAGAAGAATCTCCATCATCGATGTAGGCGTTGCCATGAGCGCCTCCATCGTACCTCTTTCCCATTCTCTGGCTATGACTAATGCGGTAAGCAAAATGCCAATAAGTGTCATGACAACACTGATGGAGCCAGGAATCAGAAAGTACCGGCTCGAAAGCGGTGGATTGAACCAATAACGAGGCACAATCGTGATACCACGTGAAGGCATAATGCCCTCTTCAATCGCCCACGTTTGAATGATTTTAGAGGCATAATTTTGAGTCAACCCACCCGTATTGGGTTCGGTTGCATCGATGAGGATTTGAATGCTATAATCGTTGTGTTTGCCAAAGGACTCAGGCACTTCCAAAACGCCTTTAAGTTCATTATCTTGAAGTGCTTGCATCAGCTCTTGTTTGCTGTAAGCAATGTGCGTCTTAAAAAAAGAAGAGCCAACAAACGAAGAAACTAAGTCGTGTGCCTCTTTGGTGTTACTTTTATTGATAATCCCTAAAGGAATATTGCGCGCATCTAACGAGACGGCATAGCCCATTAAAAACAGTAAAATCAACGGCAAAATGACCGCAATCAAAATGGCACTAGGATCACGGATGATTTGCAAACTCTCTTTCACTAAAAGTGCAAATAGTCGTTTGCGGTTCATCTGTTTTCTTTCTTATTGTAAGTTTCGATTAAATGGATAAAGGCCTCTTCCATTGTTGCGTCACTTGAGACGTGCTGTTTCAATTCATCTGGGGTTCCTGTGGCTATGGCTTTTCCATGATAAATCAGCATAATACGATCACAATACTCTGCTTCGTCCATAAAGTGCGTTGTCACCATCACCGAAACACCTTTTTTTACAATCCCGTTAATATGCGTCCAAAACTCTTTTCGCGTGATAGGATCAACCCCACTGGTAGGCTCATCTAAAAAACAAGACAGAAGGTTCATGCATCAAGGCACAAGCAAGTGCTAAACGCTGTTTAATGCCCAAAGGTAACAGTTCTGCTTTTGTTCCTAAATGCGATTTAAAATCAAAGGTTTCAATGATATCCTGAATCTTTTGCGTATACTGTTTCCCGCTCAAGCCGTAGATGCCTGCAAAAAATTCTAAATTATTGATGATATTTAACGTACCATAGAGTGAAAATTTTTGTGCCATGTACCCAATGTATGAACGTACCGCTGCGCCTGCCGTGTAAAGGTTTTCACCCATCACCAACGCGGTTCCCTCGGTTGGAACCAGCAGCCCACACAACATCTTAAACGTGGTTGATTTCCCCGCACCATTGGGTCCTAAAAAACCAAAAATTTCTCCTCGTCCAATCTTAAAATCAATATGATCTGTCGCTATAAACTTTCCAAATGTTTTGGTTAGATTTTTTTGCTTCAATCAAATAGCCTTGATACTCTTTTTTGGGTGCCATTTGATTTGCTAAAAGCGATTCTGGCTCGGTCTTAACACCGAGTAATCGCACAAAAGCATCTTCAAATGTAGGCGCACATACCACAAAACTCGCCTTGCTATCGTATTCGCTTAGATGTGAAGTTGGAAAGGATGTTCCTTCTTTAAGATTGACACGAATGGTATTGCCTACCAAAACAGCGTCCATCACATCAGGGGCATGTAAAAGGTGGGTAAGAAGCCTTCGTTTATCGGTGCTGATAGTGCTCACAAGATAGACTTCTCCCTTAAGAGGTTCTTTCATTTTCTGTGGCAATCCTTG from Sulfurospirillum diekertiae includes:
- a CDS encoding MalY/PatB family protein translates to MGSFDEIVDRTKTPCEKWNRYKGADVIPAWVADMDFKSPACVVDALQARVNEGVFGYTDIDDETYDAIIAFLKRHYHWEIKKEWLLFTHGVVSSMNIACLTVDGASVMTTTPIYPHFIKAPKYAHKEVLAIAMKEENNRWVLDYEAMEQAIKPTCKLFMLCNPYNPAGTVFTCKELERLGDFCLKHNLTICSDEIHADLLLNPEAKHVPIASLSDALAQKSITLMAPSKTFNIAGLQASFAIIPNAELRKNFKKTMGSMVGGINLLGITALKAAYLEGDAWLGELRLYLAENLKMVQDFVRKNPKLKLLDQEATFLAWIDASALHVKSPYEFFLNFGVGLSDGEPFGDKNCVRLNFGTQKSVLKEILKRMQKALDSL
- a CDS encoding metallophosphoesterase family protein gives rise to the protein MIKYLLLGLLTALSLYSDSHIVVLGDPHLPGKNPQMKEKVLEQINQWNDVDMVVAVGDICSKTGIQEEYDFAKNYFSKLTKPLHVITGNHDFVYADELDSNGKFQHAPREIQDQKLRRFQSTFGLSKLYYSIEKPPYLLIFLSADDATYLTKLSDEQFSWFENELKNHPKTPTIVFFHAPLDHTLENYNHWANTPNFIAQPKEKIQTLLHANPQLFLWVSGHTHTSAKEPSFASTINHVEHVTNIHNSDMNKEVIWTNSLFLYDNHVTIKTYDHMEEKWLDTLERTVLVPKI
- a CDS encoding NlpC/P60 family protein produces the protein MKQYLFALCSCLFLLTGCAQKEFTQNAPELPQAKDDAPKRQEIVTNALKHQGKKDGLDCSGFVSLVNKESTEPFFTPAELNGYFEDTRRSLAIYNLLETQKRTYQDKPRVGDLIFFANTVKKYSKSKSDDNITHIGIVTQIDPDETVYFIHHTKGKNLISQMNLNYPTVAMYNNKVVNSYMEKCSKDENHKCLAPAYFSAYGRIK
- a CDS encoding TIGR00730 family Rossman fold protein, which encodes MKSIAVYCGSSLGASEIYKKQAILLGKFLAKNNITLIYGGASVGIMGTIADAVLAEGGSVIGVIPAFLEQREIAHKDLTELICVDTMHERKAKMMALADGFIALPGGPGTLEEFFEVFTWNQIGLLQKPCGILNINGYYNKLIELFDHMVAEKFLQERARNVFYVDDNYESLLNQMNAYTPPAIKTY
- a CDS encoding ABC transporter permease, encoding MIGRLFALIRKEALAIKNDKKSLFVVIVPPLIQVLMFSFAATLEVKHIDLAIFDQDGTHTSQELIQAFKGSPYVQTLLRVHHQDEISELINTQKVLAVLVIPSGFGKELLSAKANVQLLLDGRRSNTAQITEGYLSSIVQTFFLSKQPTSSAVSIQTRFFFNPNLSNFWWIVPNLFGTITMVVAMLLTALSIARERELGTFDQILVSPLRPFEILIGKLVPALLISITESLLILLAALYLFGVPLMGSLTILYTGVIVFLFSISGIGLFISAISNTQQQAILGSFVFLLPSILLSGFATPVENMPSWLQPLTALTPLKYYLVLIKGVFLKDISWAIAWSQIVPMFCLGVIAMSIAMIFFHRRSR
- a CDS encoding ABC transporter permease, with protein sequence MNRKRLFALLVKESLQIIRDPSAILIAVILPLILLFLMGYAVSLDARNIPLGIINKSNTKEAHDLVSSFVGSSFFKTHIAYSKQELMQALQDNELKGVLEVPESFGKHNDYSIQILIDATEPNTGGLTQNYASKIIQTWAIEEGIMPSRGITIVPRYWFNPPLSSRYFLIPGSISVVMTLIGILLTALVIAREWERGTMEALMATPTSMMEILLGKLIPYFILGLGSMLLCFVMAYFWYEIPFNGNFGILLLLSAFYLFPSLSIGLLISTIAKNQFVAAQVSIIAGFLPAFLLSGFLFEINNMPIALQFFTYVIPARYFVESLQTIFLVGNIPSIFIKDMACMFVVGLFFFTLVVKKTKKGLE
- a CDS encoding ABC transporter ATP-binding protein; translated protein: MKQKNLTKTFGKFIATDHIDFKIGRGEIFGFLGPNGAGKSTTFKMLCGLLVPTEGTALVMGENLYTAGAAVRSYIGYMAQKFSLYGTLNIINNLEFFAGIYGLSGKQYTQKIQDIIETFDFKSHLGTKAELLPLGIKQRLALACALMHEPSVLFFR